A window of the Halobacterium hubeiense genome harbors these coding sequences:
- a CDS encoding DUF2270 domain-containing protein produces MPDDSSDSPGGDDATATDPELGVGLFETDMGPSSALAHVYRGEIHRMKFWRERLDRTTNWAVVVMAAVLTWAFSGRSNPHYLLLVGVVALGAFLGVEARRYRGYDIWRSRVRTLQENVVAVGLAPGETSPDADWRERLARDYREPTIKVSAEEAIAHRLRRIYLPLSTVLLVAWVVRVTAFSPAAWPASAAIGSLPGVVVTAAVAATYGTAVAVACRPRTWHARGELREESLRKHD; encoded by the coding sequence ATGCCCGACGACAGTTCTGACTCGCCCGGCGGTGACGACGCGACCGCGACCGACCCCGAACTCGGCGTGGGACTGTTCGAGACGGACATGGGTCCCAGTTCAGCGCTCGCGCACGTCTACCGCGGGGAGATTCACCGCATGAAGTTCTGGCGCGAGCGCCTCGACCGCACGACGAACTGGGCGGTCGTCGTGATGGCCGCGGTCCTCACGTGGGCGTTCTCCGGGCGCTCGAACCCCCACTACCTCCTGCTCGTCGGCGTCGTCGCGCTCGGCGCCTTCCTCGGCGTGGAAGCGCGCCGCTACCGCGGCTACGACATCTGGCGGAGCCGCGTCCGCACGCTCCAAGAGAACGTCGTCGCCGTCGGCCTCGCGCCCGGCGAGACGTCGCCGGACGCCGACTGGCGCGAGCGCCTCGCCCGCGACTACCGCGAACCCACCATCAAGGTGTCCGCGGAGGAGGCGATAGCCCACCGCCTGCGCCGCATCTATCTGCCGTTATCGACGGTGCTGCTCGTGGCGTGGGTAGTGCGCGTCACCGCGTTCTCCCCGGCGGCGTGGCCGGCCAGCGCTGCCATTGGCTCGCTGCCCGGCGTCGTCGTGACGGCCGCCGTCGCCGCGACGTACGGGACTGCGGTCGCCGTCGCGTGCCGGCCGCGGACGTGGCACGCGCGCGGCGAACTCCGCGAGGAGTCCCTCCGGAAGCACGACTGA
- a CDS encoding sulfurtransferase TusA family protein, translating to MNADETLDATGLSCPMPVVKTKQATDDLAVGDVLEVRATDPGSVSDLAGWADGTGGVELLDQTEDGDVYTHYVRRTDR from the coding sequence ATGAACGCAGACGAAACCCTCGACGCGACCGGCCTGAGCTGCCCGATGCCGGTGGTCAAGACCAAGCAGGCGACCGACGACCTCGCGGTCGGCGACGTCCTCGAAGTGCGCGCGACCGACCCCGGGAGCGTCAGCGACCTCGCCGGGTGGGCCGACGGCACCGGCGGCGTCGAACTCCTCGACCAGACCGAGGACGGCGACGTCTACACGCACTACGTCCGCCGGACGGACCGATGA
- a CDS encoding DsrE/DsrF/DrsH-like family protein: MSAESAEPTREELAARVADLEARLDDADDEDQPKLSIIATKGTLDMAYPPLILATTAAAFDWDVTVFHTFWGLDVLHEERADSLELSAVGNPNLPVPNAVAALPGMDRVTTRMLERKLDANGTASVADLLETGIEMGVEFQACQMTIDLLDYDADDFYDGVTVGVGAATALRDMADADVQLLV, from the coding sequence ATGAGCGCGGAATCGGCCGAACCCACGCGCGAGGAGCTCGCGGCGCGCGTCGCCGACCTCGAAGCCCGCCTCGACGATGCCGACGACGAGGACCAACCGAAACTGAGCATCATCGCCACGAAGGGCACGCTCGACATGGCGTACCCGCCGCTCATCCTCGCGACCACGGCCGCTGCCTTCGACTGGGACGTCACCGTCTTCCACACGTTCTGGGGACTGGACGTCCTCCACGAGGAGCGCGCCGACAGCCTCGAACTGAGCGCCGTCGGCAACCCCAACCTCCCGGTGCCCAACGCCGTCGCGGCGCTGCCCGGGATGGATCGCGTGACCACGCGGATGCTCGAACGCAAACTCGACGCCAACGGCACCGCCTCGGTCGCCGACCTCCTCGAAACGGGTATCGAGATGGGCGTGGAGTTCCAGGCCTGCCAGATGACCATCGACCTGCTGGACTACGACGCCGACGACTTCTACGACGGCGTCACCGTCGGCGTCGGCGCCGCCACCGCGCTCCGGGACATGGCCGACGCGGACGTCCAGCTGCTCGTCTGA
- a CDS encoding YIP1 family protein, whose amino-acid sequence MLRDALHGLRSLLFDPGSFFETHPPERSLAGAALVVVAVAVVTSVVVAGIGEYMAAQIDATVTRTTMEPWPESTCQSFAEMNVSLPEQCTIDEPRTEQVSVGAELRDAIYGRIPLIFFGTLLSWVVVAVALHAVGAFTGSRGSFTATLSVTGWAMPAQLVQTAFGVVGLVVLFSGVDFASDPELLADQLRQLTNTTGTAIGALGALVGTAWQAYIWTHGLHEGHDGTFGSAAAASGVVAVLLFVGSLV is encoded by the coding sequence ATGCTCCGGGACGCCCTCCACGGCCTGCGGTCGCTGCTGTTCGACCCGGGCTCGTTCTTCGAGACGCACCCGCCCGAGCGCTCGCTCGCCGGCGCCGCGCTCGTCGTCGTCGCGGTCGCCGTCGTCACGTCCGTCGTGGTCGCCGGCATCGGCGAGTACATGGCCGCCCAAATCGACGCCACCGTCACGCGCACGACGATGGAGCCGTGGCCCGAGTCGACGTGCCAGTCGTTCGCGGAGATGAACGTCTCGCTGCCCGAGCAGTGCACCATCGACGAACCGCGGACCGAGCAGGTCTCGGTCGGCGCAGAGCTCCGGGACGCGATATACGGGCGCATTCCCCTGATTTTCTTCGGCACTCTCCTCAGCTGGGTGGTGGTCGCCGTCGCGCTGCACGCGGTCGGCGCGTTCACCGGGAGCCGCGGGTCGTTCACCGCGACGCTGTCGGTCACCGGCTGGGCGATGCCCGCGCAGCTCGTCCAGACCGCCTTCGGCGTCGTCGGCCTCGTCGTCCTGTTCTCGGGCGTCGACTTCGCCAGCGACCCGGAACTGCTGGCCGACCAGCTCCGGCAGCTCACGAACACGACCGGCACCGCAATCGGCGCGCTCGGCGCGCTCGTCGGCACCGCGTGGCAGGCGTACATCTGGACGCACGGCCTCCACGAAGGCCACGACGGCACGTTCGGGAGCGCTGCCGCGGCCTCGGGCGTTGTCGCGGTCCTGCTGTTCGTGGGTTCGCTGGTGTGA